The genome window CTATGTACTGTTTCAGACAGTTCTTTTGAATTAAGGTGAAATGAAAAGTGATAATGAATTATATTCACCAAAGGCTACTATTGGTATGACTgaccaaattattttcctgatcTTGGAAGGAGGCACAGATTTTGTACCCCGAAGTAGGATTTGGCCATCTAAAAGTGAAGTAACtagtcatttttattttttctaaggtTAATGGAGAGAAAATGTCATCTCCAGTAAACACTGTATTCTGCTTAACTAGGGTAGACTGAAATGCCCTTTGATGTGTCTAGTATGAGGGATCCAGATAACTGGTTTAAATGTGGATGTTCTCAGTATCTGAAATCAAGTGAGGTGAAGCCCATCAGAAGCGATAACAGTCTGAATCTACAAACCCAGCCATAAGGTGCAAACCCACTTAGCACACCAGATACGCTTCATGAAAGTGTAGGCATCTGTGTGGCATCATCATCAAAACTCTTCCTGGAAGAGTTTTAGAAAAGGATTTGATAGAGCAATGGCAATTGTTTGATAGGTGAGAAGAGGAGAGCAGGTCTGGCACACTGTAACAGAGATGGAATTATTGCATCCACCCCTTCTGCTACCTCCGCCCTCAAAATCTGAAAACTTCCTGATTTGTGTTCATCAATAATTAAGAGCCCATCAGCAATACTCAGAGGGAGCTTGCATTGCACTTCTGAGCAGCCAGTTAGTAATATACAGTGGAGAGATCCTCTTTTTCAAATCCCAGGGCTCCAGGCCATGCAATGCTAGTATTGCATTTTCAATTAGCTTCTGAGTGAATGCTTGGCATATGTAGAAGTGAACTGGTACACAATTAGCTTATTGTTCCTTTCAGCTTTGTGCTGAGAGGATCTGAAGGACTGCAgaaaagaggggagaggggcaaaaaaagaaaatagccaAGCCAGTGGGCATCTCCATGGATGTGGAATAAGGGAGTTGCTCGGCTCACGCAGATTCCCTTGCTAAGTCGGGAGTTGCAGCTGCTACTGGGAGCACTCAGCCTGGCTGCGGGGAGAGCACCCAGGAGAGGAGCAGATCGAGTCTCAAGCTCCAGGCTCTTCGCTCTGACTCACCTCAGCATCACGATGGAGCCCAACAGCcctaaaaaaatacagtttgctGTGCCACTGTTTCAGAGTCAAATAGATCCCGAGGCAGCTGAGCaggtaaggaaaacaaatttttcgCGTTTTGAGGGAATGGGGGGCAAGATGTAGGGTGAGAACAGTTAATACTTGAGGcctaaatgcttttctaacttATATTAGTGTAACTATAGATTATATGCACTGAAGGTTATAACGATGTCTGGATACACCCAAAGAGGGAGGATGATGTGTCCTCTAGCCAGAGTAAGGCTTCTTTACCTTGGGTAGGTTTATTCGGTATGTATCTGTCATGACTTTTCTATAACTAGACTTGTACCCT of Columba livia isolate bColLiv1 breed racing homer chromosome 7, bColLiv1.pat.W.v2, whole genome shotgun sequence contains these proteins:
- the PPP1R1C gene encoding protein phosphatase 1 regulatory subunit 1C; translated protein: MWNKGVARLTQIPLLSRELQLLLGALSLAAGRAPRRGADRVSSSRLFALTHLSITMEPNSPKKIQFAVPLFQSQIDPEAAEQIRKRRPTPASLVIMNEHVPPEKDEKRTNISQAESQSASPKQRKQSVFTPPALKGIKHLKSQSDSAFPEEEEGVSEREEEWGH